TTTGTTGCCGGGAGTGTTGCTCACCACCGGCGCAGGTTTCGTTTTTGGCGTTGTGGAAGGCACGGTGTATGTGGTAATCGGCACGACTCTCGGCGCCGCTACTGCCTTTCTCATTGCCAGGCATTTTCTGGGTGATCATGCCCACGTTTACATACGGACCCGCGCCCGGCTTTCCGTGGTGAGTGATGAAATGGCACCTCATGGCTGGAAGATTGTACTGCTGACACGCCTGATTCCATTCTTTCCCGGAAAATTATCCAACTTCCTGTTTGGCCTCACTAACTTTTCCTTTGGCGGATTTGTCACCGGGACCTTCTTCGGGGTCATACCGTTTTCGTTGCATAACGTGTATCTGGGCTCGCTGGCCGCAGATTTGTCGACGCTCGGCGCCCGGGAGGGCGCGCGTTCGCCGCTGGAGTGGACGATATACGGGGCAGGGTTTATAGGCACTGTGCTGGCGGTTGTGTTTCTCAATCGCCTGGCCCGTCGGGCGCTGGCGCGATACCGGTTGGAGACAGAGTCAAGGCAAGAGGAGAGTGGTGAATGAGCTGGATGAAATGGCTGCCCTGGCGCTATCTGGTCAAGCGCATGGCTCATCGGCATGGTTTTCTTGATCCGATCGCGCTTTTAGCCAAGCTGCACAGCTTTGCCCAGCCCTCGGAAGTGGGCGAGCCCATTGAATTGCTGCGCGCGGGTGTGGCGTTTCACGCCCGGGGCCTGATTAACAGCCGGGTCATTCAACACAATCTGGACTGGGTCTGGCCCTACTGGGTAGAACGACAGTTTGATCCCAACGACGTCGCGTTCATCCCCCGTGCTTTTTCCATCACTCACATCAATCTGAGCAATCGTAACTGGACCGCCGTTGGACAACCGGACATCGAGGCACTGCCGGTTGTGGATCCCCGGGGGCTGCTCACCCCGCTCTACGATGGCTGGTCGCTTGACGGCTGGTTGCTGGCTGATGACGGTCGTTGCCTTCTGCCGTCGCGGTGCAAGAACAGTCGGCAGTGGCAGGAGCTTGGAGAAAGCCCCTGCGTGGTGACCGAGTCGGAAATGGATGGGCTCAAGCTGACCAGCCGTGCCCAGGTTGTGGTGGAGAACGGGCGCCCGGTATGCCAGTTGGTGCTGCGGGGGCAATCCGATGTTTCCGGCTCGCTGGTGTTGTCTCTGCGCCCGGCCAACCCCGAGGGTGTTGCCTTTATCCACCGGGTGAGCCTGGCGGAAAGTCGCGATGCATGGCAGGTGGAAGGCATACAGTCCGTCTTTTTCAGCCAGCCGGCCCGGAGCCATCATGTTTCGGACTACAAAGACGGTGATGTGCGCATTCATCTGGCCGATAAGGCGGATCAGACAGAGGGCCAGTGCGATGTCGGGATGGTTACAGCGGCGGCTTTGTTTCCGATTGAAGCCGGCAAGACCACCGAACTCACGATTACGGTGCCGTTAACGAAGAAAGCGGTTGCCGCGGCGCAGCCCGAGTCCTGGCAGAAGGCGCTGGATGGGTATACACGGCTGGAGTGTCCGGATAAAACCTGGCAGTTCCTTTACGATGCCGCAATACGGTCGCTGGTGCTGCACTCTCCTGGAGACGTTTATCCCGGGCCTTACACCTATAAGCGATTCTGGTTCCGGGATGCTGCGTTTATCATTCATGCACTGCTGTGTTCAGGAATGACCGAGCGGGCCGAGCGAGCCCTGAATCGCTTTCCGCACCGTCAGTTGAAGAATGGATATTTCCGCTCGCAGGAGGGGGAGTGGGATGCCAATGGGGAGGTGTTGTGGATTCTGCAGCGCTTCCATGAGATGACCGGCCGGAAAATGTCCATTGACTGGTTTGATCCCGTGAGTAAAGGCGCTCGCTGGATCCAGAATAAACGCCTGAGCGGAATTCTCGATAAACCTCACGCCGGTCTGCTGCCGGCAGGTTTCAGTGCCGAACATCTGGGGCCCAACGATTATTACTATTGGGACGACTTCTGGGGGATTGCCGGTCTCAAGGCAGCCTCGCAGATGCTTCGGGCGGACGATCAGAACAGCAGTGATACGTTTGCAGCGGGTGCCCGGGAATTTACCCAGGCCGTAGACCGGAGCCTCGCCAGTTGCGAGCGCCGGCTCAAGCGCCCCGGGATGCCAGCGTCACCGTATCGACGGATGGACGCCGGTGCCATTGGTTCGCTGGCCATGGGCTATCCGACCCAGCTCTGCCGGCCCGACGATCCGAGGTTGCTGGATTGCGTAGAATTCCTGCTGGAAAACTGTTTCGTCAAGGGCGCCTTTTATCAGGACATGATTCACTCTGGGCTGAATGCCTATCTGACACTGCATGTGGCCCAGGTGTTATTGCGGGCCGGGGATCCGCGTTTCCTGGAGCTTATGGACTCCGTGGCCGGCCTGGCATCGCCAACCGGCCAATGGCCAGAGGCCATTCACCCCGGAACCGGTGGTGGTTGCATGGGGGACGGTCATCATGTCTGGGCATCGGCTGAGTGGGTGCTGATGGTGCGCAATTGTTTCGTGCGGGAGGAGGGTGATCGGCTGATTCTGTGTGCCGGCATTCCCCCGCGCTGGCTTGAACAGGACAAGCCTATCCGGTTCGGGCCGGCGCCCACCACCTTTGGCGCTATCTCCATCACTATCCAGCCTTGTCGGGGCTCGGCCCCCCATGTTACCTGGGAAGGGGACTGGCACACGGATGAACCGGTCATTGAGGTAAGACTGCCAGCGTGAGCGTTGCCGTGATCTGTACTGGTCGTTAAACCGGTTTTCTGTATCTGTTTTGTTTGCCTGCTAACGACTAAACTGGCGATACTGAAACAAATATTGATTCCGGTTGCGACGCATGCGCTCATTTTTCTATTCATTTTTCGTTCCGGCCCTGTTTGTCTGGCTTTGGAGCACGGGCTTTATTGGCGCCAAATACGGCCTGCCTTTTGCGGAGCCGTTTACCCTTCTGCTTCTTCGGATGCTGTTGACGCTTACGTTGCTGGCCGGCCTGGCCTGGCTGATGAAGACCCGATGGCCGGGCTGGCGGGGTGCCGGCCATCTGGCCGTTACGGGCATTCTGGTTCATGGCTGCTATCTCGGTGGCGTGTATTACGCGATTGAGGGCGGCATGGCGTCTGGCATTGTGTCACTGATTGTTGGTCTTCAGCCCCTTGTAACGGCTGCGGCTGCGGTTGTGTTCCTGAAAGAAACCGTGAGCAGTCGCCAGTGGCTGGGGCTGGCGCTCGGGCTTGTGGGCGTGACGCTGGTGCTTATAGAGAAGTTTGGTGGCAACGGGGCAGGCGTGGGCTTTTCGCCCTGGGCATTATTGTGGGCGCTCTTTGCGCTGGCGGGCATTTCCATGGGTACGGTGTACCAGAAACGCCATGGCACCGGCGCAGATCTGGTAGCTGGTACGCTGATCCAGTACGGCGCGGCCGCAACGTTTTTTGCCATCGGCGCTTTCGCCCTCGAATCCCGTGAGGTTGAGTGGAGTCTGCAGTTGCAGTTGTCCATGGCCTGGCTGGTTCTCGGCGTCTCAATCGGTGCCATCCTGCTTCTGATGTGGCTGATCCGCCAGGGCGCAGCTTCCCAGGTGGCAAGTCTGTTTTACCTGGTACCCCCGGTCACCGCACTTGAAGCCTACCTGCTGTTTGATGAGCGCCTCGGTGGCCTGGCCATGCTCGGAGGATTGGTGGCCATCACTGGTGTCGCGCTTGTCGTCACCCAGAAAAAAGCGGCATGAGCAGGGATAAACGAACGCTATGAGCGATGTCAATCGGGGCGTCTGGTACGGTCTTTCTGCCTATACCATCTGGGGTTGTTTTCCGCTGTTCTTTGCCCTGTTTGAGGGTGTGCCGGCCTATGAAATTCTGGTCCACAGGATCATCTGGTCCTGTGTTTTCCTGGCATTGGTAATCAGCGGGCTTCGGCGGTGGCCAGCGGTGCAGGCGGCACTTGGAAATCCCGCACAACTCTGGCGGGTGCTTGGCTGCGCGCTGTTGATTGCGGCTAACTGGGGTGTCTACATCTATTCAGTGGAAACCCGCCACGTATTGCAGGCCAGCCTGGGCTATTTTCTGACGCCGCTGGTGAATGTAGCGCTCGGAATGTTGGTACTGCGCGAGCGGATGGGCCCCTGGCAGATGGCGGCGGTGGTGCTGGCGGGAATTGGTATCCTGATCCAGTTGATTATGTTGGGCGAGCTGCCGTGGATTACTCTGGCGCTGGCTGCCAGTTTTGGCACTTATGGTCTGCTGCGCAAACAGGTCGTACTGGACGGTTTGTCCGGGCTGTTCGTGGAAACCCTTTTGTTATTGCCGGTGGGGCTGATGACCTTTGGCTGGCTCGGTTATGCGGGCCTGTCCCATTACGGTGAAAGCCTTTATACCGGCGCCTTACTGATGGCCAGTGGCATTGTCACCGCCATTCCACTGCTCCTGTTTGCCGGAGCGGCGCGCCGGCTTCGCCTGGCAACCGTGGGCTTCCTGATGTACATCAATCCGACCCTGCAATTCTTCATCGCCCTGCTGGTTTTTGGTGAACCACTTAGCCAGGTACAACTGGCCAGTTTTATTGTTATCTGGCTGGCGCTGGGCCTTTACACCTGGTCGTCATGGCATTATCGGCCACGGGTGCCGGCGAGCCAGAACTGAGTTCTGATGCCCCGGCAACTGGCGGCTTTGATTTTCCGTTAGATACGTTTTGTCACTGACTTTTCTGGTTGGACGCGCAATCATGGGGAGCGGTGGCAGAAACGTCCAGGTCGACTAACCTGAACCTCCATTAGTTAGTTTTTGCAATTACGGGTTCTGGCTACTGTTAATCTGCTGTGTCACGGCCCATCTTGATTTACCTGTATCGTCGATAAGGACATGAGAATGCCCAGAGAAACTGCAGCAGTTATGCCGAAGTTAATGAAAGCCGCAACATCCAGCCTGTTGGTCCTTATGCTGTCGGCCATGGGCAGCGCAGCGCTCGCTGCTGAGCGGCTGTACATCTTCACTGAACATTATCCGCCCTACAATGCGTCTGTATCCGGCAAGGGATTTGCCCATAATGAGGACGATATCACCGGTATTTGCAGCGATATGGTCAAGGCCGCGCTGTCCCGGGTGGGTTATGATTATGTGATGAAAATGCGGGCATGGAGCTACGCATACGACTGGGTCCAGGGCCGGGAAAATCATGGGCTCTTCTGCACGGCCCGGACTGAAGAACGAGAAAACCTGTTCCAGTGGGTCGGGCCGCTGGCCTCAATCAAGTGGACCCTTTTTGCCGCCCCGGATTCGGACATTACCCTGGACAGCCTGGAGGACGCCAAGGAGCTTCAGATTGCCGGCTACAAGGGCGATGTCATGTCGGAGTACCTGGTGAATCAGGGGTTCAATGTGGCCAAGGGTATGTCGGGTGATGTGAACACCAGGCGACTGATGCTGGGTCAGGCGGATCTCTGGGTGACGGACGGCCTTGTCGGGCCGCTGGTCGCTGAGCAGGAGCATGGCATTACCGGACTCAAGCCGGTGCTGGTGTTCCGTGAAACCCCCATGTATCTGGCTTTGAGTAAGAATACCGACCCGGCCATTGTCGCCGACCTGCAGCGGGCTCTGGATGACGCTCGCGCCGCCGGGGAGCTTGACGCCATCGAGGCGCGCTACGAGTAGAAGGCTCTTTTCGAGCCCTGAAGCCAGGCAGCAGATATCTAGAACCAGAGCCCGATTTCAGGATCGGGCTCTCTTCGTTCAATCACCAGGCCTCGCCCTTCCAGCAACTGTATGAGGGTATCGGTGTCCTCAATGTTCAGGAAGGTTCCCAGCGCTACGCTGGTATCACGGTGTATCAGCTCCATCCTGGGTGGCGTGAAGGGGTGGCGAGGCGCATTCAGGCGGAGGCGGGCATAGCGCCTGGGCAAGGTCCATTCCGCCATTTTTTCGATCCGACCTTTTTCCAGGTGGATGTCGGCGTCATCAATGGTCAATACCTCCCTTCGCTGGCAGGCCCTGGAAGTGACGTAAATGCCTGCGGCGAGGGCTGCCAGTTCAAGGCCCGCAAACGGAATAATGACCCAGGCGCCAGCGATCCCCATTCCGGTCGCTATAAGGGCAGAGATCGTAAATAACCCGACCCAGATCTGCACGTTCCCGCGCCAACTGAGAGAACGATTGGGGGTCAGCAGTAGCCGGATACCTTCCGGATACCGCAAATGTTCCACCATATCTTTTGCCTCCTGCTCCAGGCTCTCTCGTTATACGGGGTATTTCGCTACTTCGATGATCGGCCAGCCTGAATGATTGGTAATTCAAACAGTCGTCAAGGCACGACATACTGGCCGCCTCTATTTGATAATAGTCAAAACTGGCTGGTGGCGATGTTGTGGCGCGAAAATCCCTGATTCGAAAATTCCTGGATACAGTGGCGTGGACGCTGGTGGTTACTCTTTTGATGATTCTCGCTGTGATCGTTCTGTTCCGGTTTGTGAATCCACCCACCTCAAGTTTCATGCTCGGCTACCAGCTTGCCGCGCCCCGTCAGGCGTTGCATCAGGAGTGGGTCGATCTGGAGGATATTTCTCCCTGGATGCCGCTGGCGGTTGTTGCCAGTGAGGACCAGCGTTTTCCCCATCATTGGGGTGTGGATTTCAATGCCATACGAAAGGCGCTGGCCGAGTATAAGGCGGGTCAGGGCTTGCGCGGTGCCAGTACCATCACTCAGCAGACGGCCAAGAATCTCTTTCTCTGGAATGGCCGGAGTTTTGTACGCAAGGCGTTGGAAGCCGGGCTGGCACTGGGTCTTGACTTGCTTTGGTCCAAAAGGCGAATTCTTGAGGTGTACCTCAACATCGCTGAATTTGGCCCCGGCGTATACGGAGTGGGGGCGGCCAGCCGATTGTACTTTGGCGTTCCGGCCAGCCGATTGTCCCCGGTTCAGGCGGCCAGGCTGGCGGCGGTGCTGCCGAACCCGAAGGTGCTGAGTGCGGTGGATCCTTCCCCCTATGTCTGGGATCGGGTGGTCTGGATCCAGGGCCAGATGTCCCAGTTGTCTGGCTTGAATTACTTGCGTGGATTGCTGCAATAGCGTCGCGCTGAAGCATTTCCCGGCGAGGTATTTATCAGTCATACTTTCGGTGATTTTCGGCCAGTGTCGGTGGGCACCAGGCCAGATGACGGGAGGCAGAATTTTGAAAGTTATGGTTTTGGGGGCAACCGGACTGACTGGTGCGAAGGTAGTTGAAGGGTTGCTTACCCGGTCGGAAATCGCGGCGGTGGTTGCGCCGGTTCGAGAAAAGACTGGCATGGCACACCCCAAGCTGAGTCAGTGGGTGGTCAACTTTGATGATCTGGCGGCATCTGCAGATCTTTTCGATGTTGATGCAATCGTCTGCTGTCTGGGCACTACCATCAAAAAGGCCGGTTCCCGGGAACAGTTCCGAAAAGTGGACTTCGGGTATTGCCTGAAGGCGGCCGAGCTCGGACGGGCAGCCGGTGCTAAGGCGTTCATCCTGATGTCCGCTATCGGTGCCTGCTCATCCTCAACGATTTTCTATAACCGGGTGAAAGGCGAGCTGGAAGATGCTGTTCGCAGCCTGAACTATCCATACCTTTCGGTCTATCACCCGAGTCTTCTGCTGGGGGAGCGTGAGGAGCAGCGGACCGCAGAGGCACTTGGTATCCGGCTGATGCCCCTGGTTAATCGTGCGCTCATTGGTCCGCTGGAAAAATATCGGGGCATTGAGGCGGCAACCGTCGCCAGTGCCATGGTTAACGAAGTATGTGGTCTGGCGTCTGAAATGGTGGCAGAAAAAGTGGTTCAGGTTCGGGAGTATCCGGACATCGTTGATCTGGCGGATTAGGGCAGGCTATTTGCCGTTAAGCATGCCGAACACAAGCCGCCCCGCCAGACCAACAAGAACGGCCCCGAAGATTCGTTCGAACCAGATGGCTTTGTGTTTCAGTTGCTCCAGCCATTTTGGATTTGAGAACAGCCAGGCGACTATCAGGTACCAGGCTCCATCAATCACCATGGCAGTGGCTGCATAGCCGAACTTCGCCAGCATGCTGGTTTCAGTTCCGACCACCTGGCTGAACAGGGCCAGGAAGAAAACCGCGATCTTGGGATTGAGAAAGACAACGAGAAATCCATCCCGGGCTGCGCTGGCTGTTGTGGGTGCATCGGGCAACTCCGAATCACCGCTCTGTCTGGCCGTCAAACCTTTGAACCCAAGCCATGCCAGATACACCGCACCACCCCATTGCAGGACTGAGAATGCGACCGGAGACGCGGTAATAATTGCTGCCAGGCCCATGATGCTCAGAAATGCGTAGAGGCCGACGCCAAGGCCATGGGTGATGGCCGTCGTCATGCCGTGCCGGCGGCCGCCGGTCAGGGTCTGTTTCAGTACGATGGCCAGGGAAGGTCCGGGAGACATTGCGCCGAGTACGCAGATGGTGACAACGGTCAGCCAGGTGGCGAGGGTCATTGCAGAAGCATCCTTAACAGCAGGTCGGGGGTGCAGAGTTTAGCAGCCTGTTGCCATCAAAAAATCTCATAACTGCAAGTAAGTTGGAAGCGCTTTACTGGCCCGCCAGAATCCATCCAGCTGCCTTCTCTGCGATCATCAGTGTGGGCGAATTGGTGTTGCCACTGGTGATGGTCGGCATCACGCCTGCGTCCACCACCCGAAGCCCCGCGACGCCCCGAACGCGAAGGTGGGGATCCACCACAGCCATTTCATCATCCTCGCGCCCCATCCGGGTTGTTCCGACAGGGTGGAAA
This Marinobacter salinus DNA region includes the following protein-coding sequences:
- a CDS encoding TVP38/TMEM64 family protein, coding for MSNWRASPALWMAGSIAGVGAVVGLLYAFGVHQQVLELLHWFDSFGVWAAIMFIGIMVVAVVLLLPGVLLTTGAGFVFGVVEGTVYVVIGTTLGAATAFLIARHFLGDHAHVYIRTRARLSVVSDEMAPHGWKIVLLTRLIPFFPGKLSNFLFGLTNFSFGGFVTGTFFGVIPFSLHNVYLGSLAADLSTLGAREGARSPLEWTIYGAGFIGTVLAVVFLNRLARRALARYRLETESRQEESGE
- a CDS encoding DMT family transporter, with the translated sequence MRSFFYSFFVPALFVWLWSTGFIGAKYGLPFAEPFTLLLLRMLLTLTLLAGLAWLMKTRWPGWRGAGHLAVTGILVHGCYLGGVYYAIEGGMASGIVSLIVGLQPLVTAAAAVVFLKETVSSRQWLGLALGLVGVTLVLIEKFGGNGAGVGFSPWALLWALFALAGISMGTVYQKRHGTGADLVAGTLIQYGAAATFFAIGAFALESREVEWSLQLQLSMAWLVLGVSIGAILLLMWLIRQGAASQVASLFYLVPPVTALEAYLLFDERLGGLAMLGGLVAITGVALVVTQKKAA
- the rarD gene encoding EamA family transporter RarD; translation: MSDVNRGVWYGLSAYTIWGCFPLFFALFEGVPAYEILVHRIIWSCVFLALVISGLRRWPAVQAALGNPAQLWRVLGCALLIAANWGVYIYSVETRHVLQASLGYFLTPLVNVALGMLVLRERMGPWQMAAVVLAGIGILIQLIMLGELPWITLALAASFGTYGLLRKQVVLDGLSGLFVETLLLLPVGLMTFGWLGYAGLSHYGESLYTGALLMASGIVTAIPLLLFAGAARRLRLATVGFLMYINPTLQFFIALLVFGEPLSQVQLASFIVIWLALGLYTWSSWHYRPRVPASQN
- a CDS encoding substrate-binding periplasmic protein, producing the protein MKAATSSLLVLMLSAMGSAALAAERLYIFTEHYPPYNASVSGKGFAHNEDDITGICSDMVKAALSRVGYDYVMKMRAWSYAYDWVQGRENHGLFCTARTEERENLFQWVGPLASIKWTLFAAPDSDITLDSLEDAKELQIAGYKGDVMSEYLVNQGFNVAKGMSGDVNTRRLMLGQADLWVTDGLVGPLVAEQEHGITGLKPVLVFRETPMYLALSKNTDPAIVADLQRALDDARAAGELDAIEARYE
- a CDS encoding DUF2244 domain-containing protein; protein product: MVEHLRYPEGIRLLLTPNRSLSWRGNVQIWVGLFTISALIATGMGIAGAWVIIPFAGLELAALAAGIYVTSRACQRREVLTIDDADIHLEKGRIEKMAEWTLPRRYARLRLNAPRHPFTPPRMELIHRDTSVALGTFLNIEDTDTLIQLLEGRGLVIERREPDPEIGLWF
- the mtgA gene encoding monofunctional biosynthetic peptidoglycan transglycosylase produces the protein MARKSLIRKFLDTVAWTLVVTLLMILAVIVLFRFVNPPTSSFMLGYQLAAPRQALHQEWVDLEDISPWMPLAVVASEDQRFPHHWGVDFNAIRKALAEYKAGQGLRGASTITQQTAKNLFLWNGRSFVRKALEAGLALGLDLLWSKRRILEVYLNIAEFGPGVYGVGAASRLYFGVPASRLSPVQAARLAAVLPNPKVLSAVDPSPYVWDRVVWIQGQMSQLSGLNYLRGLLQ
- a CDS encoding NAD(P)H-binding protein: MVLGATGLTGAKVVEGLLTRSEIAAVVAPVREKTGMAHPKLSQWVVNFDDLAASADLFDVDAIVCCLGTTIKKAGSREQFRKVDFGYCLKAAELGRAAGAKAFILMSAIGACSSSTIFYNRVKGELEDAVRSLNYPYLSVYHPSLLLGEREEQRTAEALGIRLMPLVNRALIGPLEKYRGIEAATVASAMVNEVCGLASEMVAEKVVQVREYPDIVDLAD
- a CDS encoding LysE family translocator, whose translation is MTLATWLTVVTICVLGAMSPGPSLAIVLKQTLTGGRRHGMTTAITHGLGVGLYAFLSIMGLAAIITASPVAFSVLQWGGAVYLAWLGFKGLTARQSGDSELPDAPTTASAARDGFLVVFLNPKIAVFFLALFSQVVGTETSMLAKFGYAATAMVIDGAWYLIVAWLFSNPKWLEQLKHKAIWFERIFGAVLVGLAGRLVFGMLNGK